The proteins below are encoded in one region of Bacteroides uniformis:
- a CDS encoding alpha/beta hydrolase family protein — MGKRFIFILMACSLLSIATVVHAQHIDKQTYTFAIKKADTLKLDKYVMIDQIQGTQSKPVILFAFGGGFKGGRRDNPDYISYFHFWARAGYVVVSTDYRTQLKDIDKSEYSDLQGFSSALQQAITCAVEDFGDATNYIIEHSVEWQINPAQIIACGSSAGAITALQAEYEICNQTAFADRLPANFNYAGVISFSGVICANGIPKWIMSPCPLMLFHGDADSTVPFTKAVVEEMGLWGSNFICMQLKEKETAYYFYIAEGIGHSLSYSPMKDNRHDILSFLNRLVLGKEKRCITTVEKNPEISRYKSDFTIEDYIRENMR, encoded by the coding sequence ATGGGAAAACGCTTTATTTTTATCTTGATGGCATGCTCATTATTGAGTATAGCTACTGTTGTGCATGCACAGCATATTGACAAGCAAACATATACTTTTGCCATCAAAAAGGCTGATACTCTGAAACTGGACAAGTATGTAATGATTGATCAAATACAAGGGACACAATCAAAGCCCGTCATTCTTTTTGCATTTGGGGGAGGTTTCAAAGGCGGGAGAAGAGATAATCCCGATTACATTTCTTATTTTCATTTTTGGGCACGAGCCGGCTATGTGGTAGTATCAACAGATTACCGTACCCAATTAAAGGATATAGATAAATCGGAGTATTCGGACTTGCAAGGATTCTCTTCTGCCCTGCAACAAGCAATCACTTGTGCTGTAGAAGATTTTGGTGATGCTACAAATTATATAATTGAGCATAGTGTAGAATGGCAAATAAATCCTGCACAAATTATAGCTTGCGGTTCGAGTGCAGGTGCGATAACTGCCCTTCAAGCAGAGTATGAGATTTGCAATCAAACGGCTTTTGCGGACAGATTACCTGCCAATTTCAATTATGCAGGGGTCATTTCCTTTTCTGGAGTAATCTGTGCCAATGGTATTCCAAAATGGATAATGTCCCCTTGTCCTCTTATGTTGTTCCATGGTGATGCCGACAGCACGGTTCCTTTTACTAAGGCAGTAGTAGAGGAAATGGGGCTATGGGGCTCAAACTTTATCTGTATGCAACTGAAAGAAAAAGAGACAGCATACTATTTCTATATAGCGGAAGGTATAGGACATTCCCTATCCTATTCTCCTATGAAGGATAATCGTCATGACATCCTGAGCTTCCTAAACCGGTTGGTACTTGGTAAAGAAAAACGTTGCATTACGACTGTAGAGAAGAATCCGGAAATATCTAGATATAAGAGTGATTTTACAATAGAAGATTATATCCGTGAAAATATGCGTTAA
- a CDS encoding DUF6965 family protein — protein MAEYKFDEDSVKALIDWAKSTSFPQSVTLSDAENIVDVKRFVQANLSDIDAHYPDDFYNPAITRLYRLKEYMEENK, from the coding sequence ATGGCCGAATATAAATTTGATGAAGATAGCGTTAAAGCGCTGATAGATTGGGCAAAGAGCACATCTTTCCCTCAAAGTGTAACATTGTCTGATGCTGAGAACATAGTGGATGTGAAACGTTTTGTGCAAGCTAACCTGAGTGACATAGATGCACATTATCCTGATGATTTTTATAATCCTGCCATCACGCGGCTATATCGGCTGAAGGAATATATGGAAGAGAACAAATAA
- a CDS encoding IS1595-like element ISBun2 family transposase: METEIINIVEIIKKNKQMREVKSFIDLMKSFYDEKSCREFLEDIKWRGEPICPHCNCQTKEHYKLKSNGEFKGLYKCKRCKKRFTVTIGTMFEGSHVSLKKWFYALYIFLAHKKGISSIQLSKDIDVTQKTAWFMLERIRHNLKDKLVVQFNDMTQVDETYVGGKNKGRVKNAQGRSLKVKTPVVGLLSNGMAYTAVVPNTGGKVLKTIINTLVKEGSTVITDGWKGYTGISKNYIHKVVEHSTGEYVKDGFHTNSIEGFWSHLKRGILGIYHKVSPKHLDKYCDEFAFRYNTRGLTDVERFTYFTMSAYKRLKYQSLISP; the protein is encoded by the coding sequence TTGGAAACAGAAATAATCAATATTGTAGAAATAATAAAGAAGAATAAACAAATGCGAGAAGTAAAGTCATTTATTGATTTGATGAAATCCTTTTATGATGAAAAATCATGCAGAGAATTTCTTGAAGATATTAAATGGCGTGGAGAACCGATTTGCCCACACTGTAATTGTCAAACGAAAGAGCATTATAAGTTAAAGTCTAATGGAGAATTTAAAGGACTATATAAATGTAAACGATGTAAGAAAAGATTTACGGTTACTATTGGTACAATGTTTGAAGGTAGTCATGTGTCATTAAAGAAATGGTTCTATGCATTGTATATATTCTTAGCCCATAAGAAAGGAATAAGTAGCATACAATTATCTAAGGATATAGATGTAACACAGAAAACAGCTTGGTTTATGTTGGAACGGATAAGACATAATTTGAAAGACAAGCTTGTAGTTCAATTTAATGATATGACACAAGTTGATGAAACCTATGTCGGTGGTAAGAATAAAGGTAGAGTAAAGAATGCACAAGGAAGAAGCCTTAAAGTAAAGACTCCCGTAGTAGGTCTATTATCTAATGGAATGGCCTATACAGCCGTTGTTCCAAATACCGGTGGAAAGGTTTTGAAAACGATAATCAATACTTTAGTCAAGGAAGGTTCTACCGTTATAACAGATGGATGGAAAGGTTATACTGGAATATCGAAAAATTATATTCATAAAGTAGTTGAACATAGTACTGGTGAATATGTAAAAGACGGATTCCATACCAATAGTATTGAAGGATTTTGGTCACACTTGAAACGTGGAATATTAGGAATATATCATAAAGTAAGTCCAAAGCATTTGGATAAATACTGTGATGAATTTGCATTTAGATATAATACGAGAGGACTAACAGATGTTGAAAGATTTACTTATTTTACGATGTCAGCATATAAAAGATTAAAGTATCAAAGTTTGATTTCCCCATAA
- a CDS encoding YhcH/YjgK/YiaL family protein, whose amino-acid sequence MVIDRLENIEKYTLLHPLFEQAIDFLKSHDLHSLEIGKTELKGKDLLVNVAQTNPKEKENAKLETHKDYIDIQIPLSGTEIMGYTAAQDCLPVDAPYNAEKDITFFEGLAEDYIAVKPGMFAIFFPQDGHAPGITPDGVKKIIVKVKA is encoded by the coding sequence ATGGTTATAGACAGACTTGAAAACATAGAAAAATATACTTTGCTGCATCCTCTATTTGAGCAGGCCATTGATTTTTTAAAATCACATGACTTGCACTCTTTGGAAATCGGCAAGACCGAACTGAAAGGAAAGGACTTGCTGGTCAACGTGGCGCAGACAAACCCAAAAGAAAAAGAAAATGCCAAACTGGAAACCCATAAAGACTATATTGACATTCAAATACCCTTGTCCGGTACGGAGATAATGGGTTATACCGCCGCCCAAGACTGCCTTCCGGTTGATGCTCCTTACAATGCGGAAAAAGACATCACTTTTTTTGAAGGACTGGCGGAGGACTATATTGCAGTGAAGCCCGGAATGTTTGCTATCTTTTTCCCTCAGGACGGGCATGCTCCGGGTATTACCCCTGACGGTGTAAAAAAAATAATTGTGAAAGTTAAAGCGTAA
- a CDS encoding YecH family metal-binding protein, translating to MEQLHAHEVLHMMEGNSYTELSLREAIIQKFGEQQRFFTCSANNMDVDTLIEFLKRKGKFIPANGGFTVDMTKVCNH from the coding sequence ATGGAACAATTACATGCACATGAAGTCCTTCACATGATGGAAGGTAATAGTTATACTGAGTTATCATTGAGAGAAGCCATTATCCAAAAATTCGGCGAGCAGCAGCGTTTTTTCACCTGCTCTGCCAACAATATGGATGTAGATACCCTGATAGAATTTCTTAAAAGAAAAGGAAAATTTATACCCGCCAATGGTGGATTTACAGTGGACATGACTAAAGTTTGCAATCACTGA
- a CDS encoding tetratricopeptide repeat protein produces MKKLILSIALCCAATNFFAQNADPAQLVNDGKAALEAKNYQEAYTKFSTYLTQTNNQDSVIAYNCGVCADKIKKPAEALKYFDIAVQKKYNLANAYIGKAGALKDLKKNDEYVATLKEGLEANPGNKTLTKLYATYYVNQGIMAQKAKKMDAAEEAFKQAIAIQADNVNALNSLGSLYYSKGANTMKTDVEKAKVEFKEAKEYLDKLIPLLSADKPAQKKMMDNAKTMLNFIDSQVK; encoded by the coding sequence ATGAAAAAATTAATCTTATCTATTGCACTATGTTGTGCAGCTACGAATTTCTTTGCGCAGAATGCTGACCCTGCCCAGTTGGTCAACGATGGTAAGGCTGCTCTTGAAGCTAAAAATTACCAGGAAGCTTACACAAAATTTAGTACTTATCTGACACAAACAAACAACCAAGATTCCGTAATTGCATATAACTGTGGCGTTTGTGCCGATAAGATAAAGAAACCTGCCGAAGCTTTGAAGTATTTTGATATTGCTGTACAGAAAAAGTATAACCTGGCAAATGCTTATATAGGTAAAGCCGGTGCTTTGAAAGATTTGAAGAAAAATGATGAGTATGTTGCCACTTTAAAGGAAGGGCTGGAAGCAAATCCCGGTAATAAGACATTGACTAAATTGTATGCCACTTATTACGTAAATCAAGGTATCATGGCGCAGAAAGCCAAAAAGATGGATGCAGCCGAAGAAGCATTTAAACAAGCCATAGCTATCCAAGCAGATAATGTAAATGCACTTAACAGTCTGGGTTCTTTGTATTATAGTAAGGGTGCCAATACCATGAAAACAGATGTAGAAAAAGCAAAAGTTGAATTCAAGGAAGCCAAAGAATATTTGGATAAACTTATTCCATTGCTCTCTGCGGACAAACCAGCTCAAAAGAAGATGATGGATAATGCAAAAACGATGTTGAACTTCATCGACAGTCAAGTGAAATAA
- a CDS encoding DUF2461 domain-containing protein, which produces MNIPVIFQFLKELSANNNREWFNSHREQYEVARSEFENLLTVIISRISLFDESIRGIEAKDCTYRIYRDTRFSEDKTPYKTHLGGYINAKGKKSDHCGYYVHLEPGNCLLAGGSYCPPPPLLRALRQAVYDNIDEFRSIVEDPAFKQYFPVIGENFLKTAPKGFPKDYPYLKYLQCKEYTVACCQPDSFFLAPDFLDRTDDIFKQMKRFSDFVNYTIDDFE; this is translated from the coding sequence ATGAATATCCCTGTTATATTTCAATTTTTGAAAGAACTGTCTGCAAACAACAATCGTGAATGGTTCAATTCTCACCGGGAACAGTATGAAGTCGCCCGCAGCGAGTTTGAAAACTTGCTTACAGTAATTATCTCCCGTATCTCTTTATTTGATGAAAGCATCCGTGGTATAGAAGCAAAGGACTGTACATACCGTATTTATCGTGATACACGCTTTTCCGAAGATAAAACTCCCTACAAGACACATCTGGGAGGATATATCAATGCGAAAGGAAAGAAATCCGACCATTGTGGCTATTACGTGCATCTGGAACCGGGAAACTGCTTGTTGGCCGGTGGAAGTTATTGTCCTCCCCCGCCCTTGTTAAGAGCTCTGCGACAAGCGGTATACGACAATATAGATGAATTTCGCAGTATAGTGGAAGATCCTGCTTTCAAGCAATACTTTCCCGTCATCGGAGAGAATTTTCTAAAAACAGCTCCAAAAGGATTTCCAAAGGACTATCCCTATCTGAAATACCTTCAGTGTAAAGAGTATACGGTTGCCTGCTGCCAGCCGGACAGCTTCTTTCTTGCTCCAGACTTTTTGGATCGTACGGACGACATCTTCAAGCAGATGAAGCGTTTTTCTGATTTTGTGAATTACACCATAGACGACTTTGAATAA
- a CDS encoding uracil-DNA glycosylase family protein, producing MITVFCNDCHLSDDIPKLVADELLGIQQLDMLKARYKQMRKCYDFSYAEWQKEFSDDLKPFNGYTDTTSVCIPILNPLFRKDFTDKGAIGLDLPTWFNVQVDNVRIMLIAQDPLRDAKWYEECHDAIVSSPFGLHDATHRKSGSGGKMADLLINSLIKKEFAIYLTDANKYFVHDREMSKTCLESKLEVYTDILQKELDLVRPNLCVCLGKKAKEVLDKCVVNAKSIMLPHLSGTARGAIVKRFPILEDIKATTENVANVYVDEIVESLK from the coding sequence ATGATAACAGTCTTCTGCAATGATTGTCATTTGTCGGATGATATTCCAAAGTTAGTTGCTGATGAATTGTTGGGTATTCAGCAATTAGATATGTTAAAGGCTCGTTATAAGCAAATGAGAAAGTGCTATGACTTCTCGTATGCAGAATGGCAAAAAGAGTTTTCCGATGATTTGAAGCCTTTTAATGGATATACAGATACTACCTCTGTTTGTATTCCCATTTTGAATCCATTGTTTAGAAAAGATTTTACAGATAAAGGTGCAATAGGTTTGGATTTGCCGACTTGGTTTAATGTTCAAGTCGATAATGTCCGAATTATGCTTATTGCGCAAGACCCGTTACGTGATGCGAAATGGTATGAAGAATGCCATGATGCGATAGTATCAAGTCCATTTGGGCTGCATGATGCAACCCATAGAAAAAGTGGAAGTGGTGGTAAAATGGCAGATTTGTTGATTAATAGTCTGATTAAGAAAGAGTTTGCAATATACCTGACTGATGCGAATAAGTATTTTGTACATGATAGAGAAATGTCTAAAACCTGTTTAGAAAGTAAATTAGAGGTATATACTGATATATTGCAAAAAGAATTAGACTTAGTGAGACCAAATCTTTGTGTTTGTTTAGGTAAGAAAGCGAAAGAGGTTTTAGATAAATGTGTGGTAAATGCCAAATCAATAATGTTGCCGCATTTGTCGGGAACTGCACGAGGAGCGATAGTCAAAAGGTTTCCAATATTAGAAGATATTAAAGCAACAACTGAAAATGTTGCAAATGTATATGTAGATGAAATTGTTGAATCATTAAAATAG
- a CDS encoding alpha-amylase family protein, with translation MNDENKLIIYQVFTRLFGNNNNHCINNGSITENGCGKMADFTAKALGEIKKLGATHIWYTGIIEHATQTDYRRHNIQPDHPAIVKGKAGSPYAIKDYYDVDPDLAKDVPERMREFENLVQRTHRSGLKVIIDFVPNHVARQYHSDAQPDGTSQLGSNDDTNYAFSPYNNFYYIPKSELHGQFDMKGAAAEPYREFPAKATGNNRFDAYPNITDWYETIKLNYGVDYQNGGTCHFDPIPDTWTKMLDIMLFWAGKNIDGFRCDMAEMVPVEFWEWAIPQVKEQYPSLLFIAEVYNPGEYKNYLFRGKFDYLYDKVGLYDTLRAVTCGYESATAITRSWQSLGGIEKRMLNFLENHDEQRIASDFFASNPRKAIPALIVSACMNTNPMMIYFGQEFGELGMDSEGFSGRDGRTTIFDYWSVDTIRRWRNGGKFDGKMLTEDQKHLYSIYKRLLTLCNEEKAISQGAFFDLMYANVNGWRFNEHKQYTFLRKFERDLLLFVVNFDHISADLAINIPSHAFDFLQIPQMDQYKATELLSGKEENISLLPYKATNVAVEGYGGKILKIKL, from the coding sequence ATGAACGACGAAAACAAATTGATTATTTATCAAGTGTTCACCCGACTATTCGGAAACAACAATAACCACTGCATCAATAATGGCAGCATCACCGAAAATGGATGCGGCAAGATGGCTGACTTTACAGCCAAGGCGTTGGGAGAAATCAAGAAGCTTGGCGCTACACATATATGGTACACGGGCATCATCGAGCATGCTACGCAAACTGACTACCGCCGTCACAATATCCAACCCGACCATCCGGCCATTGTGAAAGGTAAAGCCGGATCTCCCTATGCCATCAAGGACTACTATGATGTCGATCCGGATCTCGCCAAGGACGTACCGGAGCGTATGAGAGAGTTTGAGAATCTGGTGCAGCGCACTCACCGTAGCGGTCTGAAGGTTATCATAGATTTTGTTCCCAACCACGTAGCCCGTCAATATCACTCGGATGCCCAGCCGGATGGCACTTCACAACTGGGTTCAAACGATGATACCAATTATGCGTTCAGCCCATATAATAACTTCTATTATATCCCGAAATCGGAACTGCATGGCCAATTTGACATGAAAGGTGCAGCCGCCGAACCTTATAGGGAGTTTCCGGCAAAAGCTACCGGAAACAACCGTTTTGACGCTTATCCAAACATCACCGATTGGTACGAAACTATAAAGTTGAATTATGGAGTGGATTATCAGAACGGCGGGACTTGCCATTTCGACCCCATTCCCGACACATGGACCAAGATGCTGGATATCATGCTGTTCTGGGCGGGAAAGAATATAGACGGTTTCCGTTGCGATATGGCCGAAATGGTTCCCGTAGAGTTCTGGGAATGGGCAATCCCGCAGGTAAAGGAGCAATATCCCTCCCTGCTGTTTATAGCCGAAGTCTATAACCCGGGAGAATACAAGAATTACTTGTTCCGTGGCAAGTTTGATTATTTATACGACAAAGTAGGACTTTATGATACCTTGCGGGCTGTTACTTGCGGGTATGAATCGGCAACTGCCATCACCCGCTCTTGGCAAAGTCTGGGAGGTATAGAAAAACGCATGCTGAACTTTCTGGAAAACCATGACGAGCAACGTATCGCTTCCGACTTTTTTGCCAGTAACCCACGCAAGGCGATTCCGGCACTCATTGTGTCAGCCTGCATGAACACCAATCCGATGATGATTTATTTCGGTCAGGAGTTTGGTGAGCTGGGCATGGATAGTGAAGGTTTCAGCGGCCGGGACGGACGTACAACCATCTTTGACTATTGGAGTGTAGATACCATCCGTCGTTGGCGCAATGGCGGCAAGTTCGACGGCAAGATGCTGACGGAGGACCAGAAACACCTATACAGCATTTATAAACGGCTACTGACTCTTTGCAATGAAGAAAAGGCCATCTCTCAGGGGGCTTTCTTCGATTTGATGTATGCCAATGTCAACGGATGGCGCTTTAATGAACATAAGCAATATACATTCCTGCGCAAATTTGAGAGAGACCTGCTGCTGTTCGTCGTGAACTTCGACCATATCTCGGCAGACCTTGCCATAAATATTCCTTCTCATGCTTTTGACTTCCTGCAAATACCGCAGATGGACCAGTACAAAGCTACGGAGCTGCTCAGCGGAAAAGAAGAAAACATAAGTCTGCTTCCCTACAAGGCTACTAATGTGGCCGTCGAAGGATATGGAGGAAAGATACTTAAGATAAAGCTATAA
- a CDS encoding alpha amylase C-terminal domain-containing protein, giving the protein METLNLIKNDPWLEPFADAINGRHQHAIDKESELTNKGKLTLSDFASGYLYFGLHRTDDGWVFREWAPNATQIFMVGTFNDWKEEKKYSLKRKANGNWEIKLPADAVKHGDLYKLMVHWDGGCGERIPAWATRVVQDEQTKIFSAQVWAPEKPYKMKKRVFKPSTDPLLIYECHIGMSQQEEKVGSYKEFQEKILPRIAKEGYNCIQIMAIQEHPYYGSFGYHVSSFFAASSRFGTPEELKELIDTAHSMGIAVIMDIVHSHAVKNEVEGLGNFAGDPNQYFYPGGRREHPAWDSLCFDYGKNEVIHFLLSNCKFWLEEYHFDGFRFDGVTSMLYYSHGLGEAFCNYGDYFNGHQDDNAICYLTLANRLIHQVNAKAITIAEEVSGMPGLAAKYEDGGYGFDYRMAMNIPDYWIKTIKEKIDEDWKPSSMFWEVTNRRKDEKTISYAESHDQALVGDKTIIFRLIDADMYWHMQKGDENYTVNRGISLHKMIRLLTATTINGGYLNFMGNEFGHPEWIDFPREGNGWSCKYARRQWNLVDNKNLAYHYMGDFDAAMLGVVKSIKNFQATPVQEIWHNDGDQVLAYMRKDLIFVFNFNPKQSFTDYGFLVPAGTYEVILNTDNPDYGGNGLTDDTIKHFTIHDPLYKKDKKEWLKLYIPARTAVVLRRTK; this is encoded by the coding sequence ATGGAAACATTGAATTTAATCAAGAATGACCCATGGCTGGAACCTTTTGCCGATGCCATCAACGGACGTCATCAACATGCCATAGACAAAGAATCGGAATTGACCAACAAAGGAAAACTAACCTTGTCTGATTTTGCATCCGGATACCTCTATTTCGGCCTGCATCGTACTGACGATGGTTGGGTTTTCCGTGAATGGGCGCCTAACGCAACCCAAATCTTTATGGTCGGAACTTTTAACGATTGGAAAGAAGAAAAAAAATATAGCTTGAAGCGTAAAGCAAACGGTAATTGGGAAATCAAGCTTCCTGCTGATGCCGTGAAACACGGTGACTTGTACAAGCTGATGGTACATTGGGACGGTGGTTGCGGTGAACGCATTCCTGCATGGGCTACACGTGTCGTACAAGACGAACAGACTAAAATATTCAGTGCCCAGGTTTGGGCTCCGGAGAAACCCTATAAAATGAAAAAGCGGGTTTTCAAGCCATCTACAGATCCTTTATTGATATATGAATGCCATATCGGTATGTCTCAGCAGGAGGAAAAGGTCGGTAGCTATAAGGAATTTCAGGAAAAGATTCTTCCACGTATCGCCAAAGAAGGCTACAACTGCATACAGATTATGGCTATCCAGGAACATCCCTATTATGGTAGCTTCGGATACCATGTTTCCAGTTTCTTTGCCGCTTCTTCCCGTTTTGGTACTCCGGAAGAACTGAAAGAACTGATTGATACAGCCCATAGCATGGGGATTGCCGTTATCATGGATATTGTCCATTCACACGCTGTGAAGAATGAAGTCGAAGGCTTGGGTAACTTTGCCGGTGATCCTAATCAATATTTCTATCCCGGTGGACGTCGGGAACATCCGGCTTGGGATTCGCTTTGCTTTGATTACGGCAAGAACGAAGTTATTCACTTCCTGCTGTCTAACTGTAAATTCTGGCTGGAAGAATATCATTTCGACGGCTTCCGCTTTGACGGAGTAACCTCCATGTTATATTATAGTCATGGTTTGGGAGAAGCATTCTGTAATTATGGAGATTACTTCAACGGACATCAAGACGACAATGCCATTTGTTATCTGACACTTGCCAACCGGCTTATCCATCAGGTCAATGCCAAAGCCATCACCATTGCCGAAGAAGTATCGGGAATGCCCGGACTGGCGGCAAAATATGAAGATGGCGGCTACGGATTTGATTACCGTATGGCCATGAATATTCCCGATTATTGGATTAAGACAATCAAGGAGAAAATAGATGAAGACTGGAAGCCATCCAGCATGTTCTGGGAAGTGACCAACCGCCGCAAAGATGAAAAGACCATCTCCTATGCGGAAAGCCATGACCAAGCTTTGGTGGGCGATAAAACCATCATTTTCCGCTTGATTGATGCGGATATGTACTGGCACATGCAGAAAGGAGACGAGAACTATACCGTAAATCGAGGCATTTCTCTCCATAAAATGATACGTTTACTGACTGCGACTACTATCAATGGCGGTTATCTTAACTTTATGGGCAATGAATTCGGACATCCGGAATGGATTGACTTCCCCCGTGAAGGTAACGGTTGGTCTTGTAAATATGCCCGCCGCCAATGGAATTTGGTGGACAACAAGAATCTGGCATATCATTATATGGGTGACTTTGATGCTGCCATGTTGGGAGTTGTAAAAAGCATAAAGAACTTCCAGGCTACTCCGGTCCAAGAAATATGGCATAATGACGGTGACCAGGTATTGGCCTATATGCGCAAGGACTTGATTTTTGTATTCAACTTCAACCCTAAGCAGTCTTTTACTGATTACGGTTTCTTGGTTCCTGCCGGAACTTATGAAGTTATTTTGAATACAGATAATCCAGATTATGGCGGTAATGGTTTGACGGATGATACCATCAAACATTTTACCATTCACGACCCGCTTTACAAAAAAGACAAGAAGGAGTGGCTGAAGCTTTACATACCGGCACGTACAGCTGTTGTACTGAGAAGAACTAAATAG
- a CDS encoding patatin-like phospholipase family protein: protein MEVVTNNWFTKKYPIGFALSGGFIKGFAHLGAMQSLLEHDIKPNILSGVSAGALAGVFYADGNEPHKVLDYFAGHKFQDLTKLVIPKVGLFELGEFIDFLKSNLKSKKLEELQIPLIITATDLDHGRLVHFHKGDIAERVAASCCMPVLFAPVNIDGTHYVDGGLLMNLPVSTLRRICEKVIAVNVSPLMATKYKMNIVSIALRSYNFMFRSNSFPEREKADLLIEPYNLEGYSNTELEKAEEIFMQGYNTTNDILERLLIDKGSIWKE from the coding sequence ATGGAAGTAGTAACGAACAACTGGTTCACTAAAAAATATCCAATAGGTTTTGCCTTAAGCGGCGGTTTCATCAAAGGCTTTGCCCATTTGGGTGCCATGCAATCCTTATTGGAACATGACATAAAGCCCAATATACTTTCCGGAGTCAGCGCCGGAGCCTTGGCCGGGGTATTCTACGCCGACGGCAATGAACCGCATAAAGTTCTTGACTACTTTGCCGGGCACAAGTTTCAGGACCTGACCAAACTGGTGATTCCCAAAGTCGGATTGTTTGAATTGGGAGAATTCATCGATTTCCTGAAAAGCAATTTGAAATCCAAAAAACTGGAAGAACTGCAAATTCCTCTGATTATTACAGCTACTGATCTGGACCATGGACGTTTGGTACATTTCCATAAGGGTGACATCGCCGAACGCGTAGCAGCTTCGTGTTGCATGCCGGTATTGTTTGCCCCGGTCAATATAGACGGCACCCATTACGTGGACGGAGGCCTGCTGATGAACCTGCCTGTCTCTACCCTCCGCCGTATATGCGAAAAAGTGATTGCCGTGAATGTCAGCCCTTTGATGGCAACCAAGTATAAAATGAACATTGTGAGCATTGCCTTACGTTCCTATAATTTTATGTTCCGCTCCAACTCTTTTCCTGAACGCGAGAAGGCTGATTTGCTGATAGAACCTTATAACTTGGAAGGATACAGCAATACAGAGCTGGAAAAGGCGGAGGAGATATTCATGCAGGGATATAATACGACCAATGATATATTGGAACGCCTGCTCATTGACAAAGGCAGCATTTGGAAAGAATAA